One part of the Thermococcus radiotolerans genome encodes these proteins:
- the cas2 gene encoding CRISPR-associated endonuclease Cas2, giving the protein MHVIVVYDVDKKRVVKVHDFLARYLCWRQNSVFEGEIDYRQLEEVKKGLSKLIDSDDSVLIYELSGKFKVHVIGHERNPQENII; this is encoded by the coding sequence ATGCACGTCATCGTCGTTTACGACGTGGACAAGAAGAGGGTTGTCAAAGTTCACGACTTTCTAGCAAGATACCTGTGCTGGCGACAGAATAGTGTCTTTGAAGGAGAAATAGATTATAGACAACTGGAGGAGGTTAAAAAGGGCCTCTCAAAACTGATAGACAGTGACGACTCAGTTTTAATATATGAACTCTCCGGAAAATTCAAAGTTCACGTCATAGGCCACGAAAGAAACCCTCAGGAGAACATAATATAA
- the cas1b gene encoding type I-B CRISPR-associated endonuclease Cas1b, with the protein MKRPLYITKPGILRCFKGTLRFEGEGIKRTIPVKATSEVFCLAPVTLTSGALRLLSREGIPVHCYSTRGNYRGSFIPADSNPCGSTLIAQVDHYLDAEKRCYIATQFIEGIKASMLSLLRSLGIDTREIEVVEIKAETPNELLGLESQLWREFYRLFGLSLKHFRFDGRKRRPPGDEVNAMISYGNAVLYGVILSEIHKTCLNPTVSYLHEPRDGRNSLVFDIADIFKPITVFRVTSRMTNRREIQEEHFKRGNGVYLTDEGKRLLVEGFNRELERKVRHPQLKRYTSVRYIMRLELYSFRNHITGKRKYKSLRAWW; encoded by the coding sequence GTGAAAAGGCCCCTGTACATAACTAAACCAGGGATCCTCAGGTGCTTTAAGGGTACGCTCAGGTTCGAGGGGGAGGGTATTAAGAGGACTATTCCCGTAAAGGCCACGAGTGAGGTCTTTTGTCTTGCTCCTGTGACACTAACGAGCGGGGCATTGAGGCTGTTGTCCCGAGAAGGAATTCCCGTTCACTGCTACAGCACAAGGGGAAACTACCGGGGATCTTTCATTCCAGCCGACTCGAATCCTTGCGGTTCAACACTCATCGCCCAAGTTGATCACTATCTTGATGCGGAGAAGCGGTGCTACATAGCGACCCAGTTCATCGAGGGAATAAAGGCTTCGATGTTATCCCTCCTCCGTTCTCTAGGGATAGACACCAGAGAGATTGAAGTGGTGGAGATAAAAGCCGAAACGCCGAATGAGCTTTTGGGCTTAGAGAGCCAATTGTGGAGAGAGTTCTACCGGCTCTTTGGCCTATCCCTCAAGCACTTCAGGTTTGATGGTAGGAAGAGGCGGCCACCAGGCGACGAAGTGAACGCGATGATAAGTTACGGGAACGCAGTTCTTTACGGCGTGATTCTCTCAGAGATTCACAAAACCTGTTTAAACCCCACTGTGAGCTACCTTCACGAGCCAAGAGACGGGAGGAACTCCCTCGTCTTCGACATAGCTGACATCTTCAAACCAATCACCGTGTTTCGAGTGACATCCCGGATGACGAACAGGCGGGAAATACAGGAGGAACATTTCAAAAGGGGGAACGGCGTTTATCTGACTGATGAGGGCAAGAGACTCCTCGTCGAAGGGTTCAACAGGGAGTTAGAGAGAAAAGTTCGACATCCCCAACTCAAAAGGTACACCTCCGTGAGGTACATAATGAGGTTAGAGCTATACTCCTTTAGAAACCATATAACGGGGAAAAGAAAGTACAAGTCCCTCAGAGCGTGGTGGTAA
- the csx1 gene encoding CRISPR-associated CARF protein Csx1 → MKLLVISWGDFERWRETKYRFGEESSVGPSTLPILQKAIKPDWTVIVLSDTLGRDFSSIEALREDVKSRVMDFLERIGAGREVDVLIVPGIGHFAHGTFKGGAMDTYYYLLHGISQILPPKGDLDVHFDSTHGLNYITLLAYRALKELLGIAAITNKVTFTAYNSDPLVPDITKELTINVIEAGEVKPLPLFEPLPPNTKDYLGNFSLQGEDYGNVLQSLKKLREIRDQRGRLNAWISSVVNGLPLVFTSAFPEMEIVSGAVEELADVYTRAVEVSPGSVERKLSLGRGFGALVKLSFQAKVLEMDRLPKEELSMEELVEISERIFRGRVLASTKTELDRLAKSVKLDTNGWIRYSELLRLLGKNPNSQVDDRNFLAHAGLEANLIEVKREGELYVRYTKENVKYGGAMKEPWKVIETILTRTLEG, encoded by the coding sequence ATGAAGCTCCTCGTCATTTCATGGGGGGACTTCGAGAGGTGGCGGGAGACCAAGTACCGCTTCGGTGAAGAAAGCTCCGTCGGCCCATCAACGCTCCCCATACTCCAAAAGGCAATAAAGCCGGACTGGACGGTTATAGTGCTCTCAGACACCCTCGGGAGGGACTTCTCCTCCATTGAAGCCCTTAGGGAAGACGTGAAGAGCAGGGTAATGGACTTCCTCGAAAGGATCGGTGCGGGGAGGGAAGTTGACGTCCTGATCGTCCCAGGGATAGGCCACTTTGCACACGGCACGTTCAAAGGGGGTGCCATGGACACATACTACTATCTGCTCCACGGGATAAGCCAGATACTCCCCCCTAAGGGAGACCTCGACGTTCACTTCGACTCGACCCACGGGCTCAACTACATCACACTCCTAGCGTACAGGGCGCTGAAGGAGCTCCTTGGAATAGCGGCAATAACTAACAAAGTAACCTTCACGGCGTACAATTCGGACCCTCTCGTACCGGACATCACGAAGGAGCTGACGATAAACGTTATCGAGGCTGGAGAGGTGAAACCCCTCCCTCTCTTCGAACCGCTACCACCGAACACGAAGGATTACCTCGGCAACTTCTCCCTTCAAGGGGAGGATTACGGAAACGTGCTCCAGTCACTCAAGAAGCTTCGGGAGATACGAGACCAGCGCGGCAGGCTCAACGCCTGGATTTCATCGGTCGTAAACGGTCTCCCCCTCGTCTTCACCTCTGCATTTCCGGAGATGGAGATAGTTTCCGGGGCAGTTGAAGAGCTGGCCGACGTCTATACCCGCGCGGTGGAGGTTTCGCCGGGGAGTGTCGAGCGGAAGCTCTCCCTCGGGAGGGGCTTCGGGGCCCTAGTGAAGCTCTCATTCCAGGCAAAGGTTCTTGAAATGGATAGACTTCCAAAGGAAGAGCTTTCCATGGAGGAGCTGGTGGAGATATCGGAGCGCATCTTCCGGGGAAGGGTCCTGGCATCAACAAAGACTGAACTTGACAGGCTCGCGAAGTCCGTAAAGCTGGACACCAACGGATGGATCAGGTATTCCGAACTCCTGAGGTTGCTGGGCAAGAACCCAAACTCGCAGGTCGATGACAGGAACTTCCTGGCCCACGCCGGCCTTGAGGCCAACCTAATAGAGGTGAAGCGCGAGGGCGAGCTGTACGTTAGATACACAAAAGAGAACGTGAAATACGGCGGGGCGATGAAAGAGCCGTGGAAGGTCATTGAAACAATCCTGACGAGAACCCTCGAAGGGTAG
- the csm5 gene encoding type III-A CRISPR-associated RAMP protein Csm5, with translation MTGMTLKVLSPLHIGNGRELTPLDIYPGDGVVYVLDTGKLTADLINMGISLEEILHLLKNPPGDAYVWKGYIDELHLNPSDYALYALRIHGEPGRRSMQIKEFIKLNGRPYIPGSSVKGALRTAVLYKALKECGDSGTAMNVVSGIKNKRGQVERKTAELAREIGWSESLVDFYLAKLPQERTDGKHADDLLEAIVFGMESDRRSGVKYEPKRDPMRALIVRDSGAIGKKRLAVYHVDVIGNVQPIPIWVEALEPGTTAEIEVKVDTELLRLNSDYFNGVLWECLRDWGRPWEAFETFLWEAVEEFYTAVRKAETAEARKFGTKAAEVKRFYSSLEGHGGHVLRIGWGSGWLAMTIGVLLKENRRWEGVRRQLGLGQKPGGRGLSRDFPKTRRLAKGMPMGWVVLE, from the coding sequence ATGACAGGGATGACTCTGAAGGTGCTCTCCCCCCTCCACATCGGCAACGGCAGAGAGTTAACTCCCCTCGACATATATCCCGGCGATGGCGTCGTTTACGTCCTCGATACCGGAAAGCTCACCGCAGATCTTATTAATATGGGAATAAGCCTCGAAGAGATACTACACCTGCTCAAGAACCCGCCTGGCGACGCCTACGTCTGGAAGGGGTACATAGATGAACTCCACCTGAACCCCTCGGATTATGCACTCTACGCCCTAAGGATCCACGGAGAGCCCGGACGGAGGAGCATGCAGATAAAGGAGTTCATAAAGCTGAACGGGAGGCCTTACATCCCAGGTTCAAGCGTTAAAGGAGCGCTGAGAACGGCGGTTCTCTACAAGGCTCTGAAGGAGTGCGGCGACTCTGGCACGGCTATGAACGTTGTTTCAGGGATAAAAAACAAAAGGGGACAGGTAGAGAGAAAAACCGCGGAACTGGCCAGAGAAATAGGCTGGAGCGAGAGCCTCGTGGACTTTTATCTGGCAAAGCTCCCGCAGGAGAGAACGGATGGAAAGCACGCCGACGACCTGCTTGAGGCCATCGTGTTCGGGATGGAATCGGACAGGCGCTCCGGGGTTAAGTACGAACCGAAGCGCGACCCCATGAGGGCGTTGATCGTGAGGGACAGCGGGGCGATAGGGAAGAAGCGCCTCGCCGTCTATCACGTTGACGTCATCGGAAACGTTCAGCCGATACCCATCTGGGTCGAGGCCCTGGAACCCGGAACCACCGCCGAGATAGAGGTGAAGGTCGATACCGAACTCCTCCGGCTGAACTCGGATTACTTCAACGGGGTCCTGTGGGAGTGCCTGAGGGACTGGGGACGGCCCTGGGAAGCCTTTGAGACCTTCCTCTGGGAGGCTGTGGAAGAGTTCTATACGGCCGTCAGGAAAGCCGAGACGGCCGAAGCCAGGAAGTTCGGAACTAAGGCAGCGGAGGTTAAGAGGTTCTACTCCTCACTGGAGGGCCACGGAGGACACGTTCTACGCATCGGCTGGGGGAGTGGCTGGCTGGCCATGACAATCGGTGTCCTCCTCAAGGAAAACCGACGGTGGGAGGGCGTTAGAAGGCAGCTGGGCCTCGGCCAGAAGCCCGGAGGGAGGGGGCTCTCAAGGGACTTCCCCAAGACGAGAAGGCTCGCCAAAGGAATGCCGATGGGCTGGGTGGTGCTCGAATGA